A single region of the Massilia sp. erpn genome encodes:
- a CDS encoding phosphoribosylanthranilate isomerase, with translation MQRTRIKICGLTREEDVQAAVAAGADAVGFVFYPKSPRHVTPQRAAELIALLPPFVTAVGLFVNASAEEVAATVAVAPIGLLQFHGDETAQQCAAAAAAVNRPFMRVFRVKPDSSSAELLEYEQQCRASSKLFNGLLFDTFVDAYGGAGKVFDWSLIPKDLARRAVLSGGLNAQNATGAVVRVRPCAVDVSSGVEAAKGIKDSRLIDGFVRAVREADATIERETYHERSA, from the coding sequence ATGCAGCGTACCCGTATCAAGATTTGCGGCCTGACCCGCGAGGAAGACGTGCAGGCGGCGGTGGCCGCCGGCGCCGATGCGGTGGGCTTTGTCTTCTATCCCAAAAGTCCGCGCCATGTGACGCCGCAGCGCGCGGCCGAGCTGATTGCGCTGCTGCCGCCCTTCGTGACGGCGGTCGGCCTGTTCGTCAACGCCAGCGCGGAAGAGGTGGCGGCCACCGTGGCCGTGGCCCCGATCGGCCTCCTGCAATTCCACGGCGACGAGACGGCGCAGCAGTGCGCCGCGGCGGCGGCGGCCGTCAACCGGCCCTTTATGCGCGTGTTTCGCGTCAAGCCGGACAGTTCTTCCGCCGAACTGCTAGAATACGAACAACAGTGCCGCGCATCCAGCAAGCTATTCAATGGCTTGCTCTTCGATACCTTCGTGGATGCATATGGCGGCGCAGGAAAGGTTTTCGATTGGTCTCTCATTCCAAAAGATCTCGCGCGTCGGGCCGTTTTGAGTGGTGGCTTGAACGCACAAAATGCGACTGGCGCAGTGGTGCGCGTTCGCCCTTGCGCGGTTGACGTCAGTAGCGGCGTCGAAGCGGCCAAGGGTATTAAAGATTCCCGCCTGATCGACGGCTTCGTCCGCGCGGTCCGGGAAGCCGATGCCACTATCGAAAGAGAAAC